From Polaribacter butkevichii, a single genomic window includes:
- the efp gene encoding elongation factor P translates to MATTSDIRNGLCIKYNNDIYKIVEFLHVKPGKGPAFVRTKLKSVTNGKVVDNTFPAGRKIDDVRVETHKFQFLYHDGEFYHFMNEADYSQIRLLEAALDNPGLMKEGEIVTIIINSEDNMPLSVDLPASVILEVTHAEPGVKGNTATNATKPATVETGAIVNVPLFINEGDKIKIETTKGTYQERIKE, encoded by the coding sequence ATGGCAACAACATCAGATATTAGAAATGGATTGTGTATTAAATACAATAACGATATATACAAAATAGTAGAATTTTTACATGTTAAACCAGGTAAAGGTCCTGCATTTGTAAGAACAAAATTAAAAAGTGTTACCAATGGTAAGGTAGTAGATAATACGTTTCCTGCAGGAAGAAAAATAGATGATGTAAGAGTAGAAACACACAAGTTTCAGTTTTTATATCATGATGGAGAGTTTTATCATTTTATGAACGAAGCAGATTATTCTCAGATTCGTTTATTAGAAGCTGCTCTAGATAATCCTGGATTAATGAAAGAAGGAGAAATTGTTACTATTATTATCAATTCTGAAGATAATATGCCACTTTCTGTAGATTTACCAGCAAGTGTTATTTTAGAAGTTACACATGCAGAACCTGGTGTTAAAGGAAATACAGCAACAAATGCTACAAAACCTGCAACCGTAGAAACAGGAGCTATAGTAAATGTACCATTGTTTATTAATGAAGGTGATAAAATTAAAATAGAAACCACTAAAGGTACTTACCAAGAACGTATTAAAGAATAG
- the fabG gene encoding 3-oxoacyl-[acyl-carrier-protein] reductase, whose translation MKLLENKSAIITGATRGIGRGIAIEFAKQGANVAFTYSSSVDAANALEEELKAFGVSAKGYQSNAADFDAAQELAKEVLKEFGAIDILVNNAGITKDNLLMRISEDDFDKVIEVNLKSVFNLTKAVIRPMMKQRKGSIINMSSVVGIKGNAGQTNYAASKAGIVGFSKSVALELGSRNIRSNVVAPGFIETEMTEKLDEATVQSWRDGIPLKRGGQPIDIANACVFLASDMSSYITGQTLSVDGGMN comes from the coding sequence ATGAAATTATTAGAAAATAAATCAGCAATTATTACTGGTGCTACAAGAGGAATTGGTCGTGGAATCGCTATTGAATTTGCCAAACAAGGTGCAAATGTGGCTTTTACCTACAGTTCTTCTGTGGATGCTGCAAATGCTTTAGAAGAAGAACTAAAAGCTTTTGGCGTTTCAGCAAAAGGATATCAATCTAACGCGGCAGATTTTGATGCTGCTCAAGAATTAGCAAAAGAAGTTTTAAAAGAATTTGGAGCTATTGATATTTTAGTAAACAATGCAGGTATCACAAAAGATAATTTGTTAATGCGTATTTCTGAAGACGATTTTGATAAAGTAATTGAAGTAAATTTAAAGTCAGTTTTTAATTTAACCAAAGCCGTTATTCGCCCGATGATGAAACAACGTAAAGGTTCTATTATAAATATGAGTTCTGTTGTAGGTATTAAAGGAAATGCTGGTCAAACTAATTATGCAGCTTCAAAAGCAGGTATTGTTGGGTTTTCTAAATCAGTTGCTTTAGAGTTAGGTTCTAGAAATATTAGAAGTAACGTTGTTGCTCCTGGTTTTATAGAGACTGAAATGACAGAAAAGTTAGATGAAGCAACTGTGCAAAGTTGGAGAGACGGAATTCCTTTAAAAAGAGGAGGGCAGCCAATAGATATTGCCAATGCTTGCGTGTTTTTAGCTTCTGATATGAGTTCTTATATAACTGGGCAAACATTGTCTGTAGATGGTGGAATGAATTAA
- the lpxA gene encoding acyl-ACP--UDP-N-acetylglucosamine O-acyltransferase: MNQPLAYVHPQAKIARNVVIEPFTTIHNNVTIGSGTWIGSNVTIMEGAKIGENCRIFPGAVISAIPQDLKFNDEETTVEIGNNVTIRECVTINRGTADRMKTKIGDNCLIMAYCHIAHDTLVGDNCIFSNNTTLAGHVTIGDNVVLAGMVAVHQFASVGNHAFVTGGSLVRKDVPPFVKAAREPLSYVGINSVGLRRRGFTTEKIREIQDIYRILFQKNYNNSQAIDIIEAEMEATPERDEIIQFIKDSHRGIMKGYYKAN, from the coding sequence ATGAATCAACCACTAGCGTATGTACATCCGCAAGCAAAAATAGCTAGAAACGTAGTTATAGAACCATTTACAACTATTCATAATAATGTAACCATCGGTTCTGGTACTTGGATAGGATCTAATGTAACTATAATGGAAGGCGCTAAAATTGGCGAAAATTGTAGAATTTTTCCAGGGGCAGTAATTTCTGCAATACCTCAAGATTTAAAATTTAATGACGAGGAGACTACCGTAGAAATAGGTAACAATGTTACTATTAGAGAATGTGTTACCATCAATAGAGGTACGGCAGATAGAATGAAAACAAAAATAGGGGACAACTGTTTAATTATGGCTTATTGCCATATTGCACACGATACTCTTGTTGGCGATAATTGTATTTTTTCTAACAATACAACATTAGCAGGTCATGTAACTATTGGAGACAACGTTGTGTTGGCAGGTATGGTTGCTGTACATCAATTTGCATCTGTAGGTAATCATGCTTTTGTAACCGGAGGTTCTTTGGTTAGAAAAGACGTACCTCCGTTTGTTAAAGCAGCAAGAGAACCACTTTCTTATGTTGGTATTAACTCTGTAGGATTACGTAGAAGAGGATTTACCACAGAAAAAATAAGAGAGATTCAAGATATTTACAGAATACTTTTTCAAAAAAATTATAATAATTCCCAAGCAATCGATATCATAGAAGCAGAAATGGAAGCAACTCCAGAACGCGATGAAATCATTCAATTTATTAAAGATTCGCATAGAGGAATTATGAAAGGATATTATAAAGCTAATTAA
- a CDS encoding mannitol dehydrogenase family protein, translated as MENIIKLNQKNLVEISTKITSPTYNRSEIKTGIVHVGIGGFHRSHEAFYTDLLLENEAQKDWGICGVALLDFDTKIYNTLKKQDGLYTLIIKELDGSLTKQIIGSMVEVLYAPESPIKVIEKMASPDVKIISLTITEGGYNYNEATGEFNFENPLIQHDLETPSAPKTIFGYLTQALKLRKEKGLKGVTIQSCDNIQGNGHMAEKMLLSYVKVAEPTLVSWINENVSFPNAMVDRITPATSALDIEKLKETSGIDDGWPVVCEPFKQWVIEDNFAAGRPAWETVGAQFVKDVVPYEKMKLSLLNAGHSVLGILGALYGYSTIDEAANDADISSFLRIYMGNEVTPTLGDLEGVNLKNYKFSLIQRFGNTYIKDQIERICSESSAKIPIFILPTVYAQLENNRTINHAAFIIAAFAIYSVGVNENGSQLMIKDAMEAILTEKAILSRNNPAAFLEIESIFGQLKNSKIFLEAYTDAYQNIVKNGIEKSVKDINSTVLNKI; from the coding sequence ATGGAAAATATAATTAAATTGAATCAAAAGAATTTAGTAGAAATTAGTACTAAAATAACTTCACCTACTTATAATAGAAGCGAAATTAAAACAGGTATTGTACATGTGGGTATTGGTGGTTTTCATAGATCTCATGAAGCTTTTTATACGGACTTATTATTAGAAAATGAAGCGCAGAAAGATTGGGGTATCTGTGGTGTTGCATTGCTAGATTTTGATACTAAAATTTACAACACACTAAAAAAACAAGACGGTTTATATACGTTGATTATAAAAGAATTAGATGGTTCGTTAACAAAGCAAATTATCGGTTCTATGGTAGAAGTTTTATATGCACCTGAAAGCCCAATAAAAGTCATTGAAAAAATGGCAAGTCCGGATGTTAAAATTATTAGTTTAACAATTACAGAAGGTGGCTATAATTACAATGAAGCAACAGGAGAATTCAATTTTGAAAACCCTTTAATTCAGCACGATTTAGAAACGCCAAGTGCACCTAAAACTATTTTTGGATATTTAACACAAGCCTTAAAATTACGAAAAGAAAAAGGTTTAAAAGGTGTTACCATTCAATCTTGTGATAATATTCAAGGAAATGGGCATATGGCAGAAAAAATGTTGTTGAGTTATGTAAAAGTTGCTGAACCAACATTAGTGTCTTGGATTAATGAAAACGTTTCGTTTCCGAATGCAATGGTCGATAGAATTACACCAGCAACATCAGCATTAGATATCGAAAAATTAAAAGAAACTTCAGGTATTGATGATGGTTGGCCAGTAGTTTGTGAACCTTTTAAACAATGGGTTATAGAAGATAATTTTGCTGCAGGAAGACCTGCTTGGGAAACTGTTGGAGCTCAGTTTGTAAAAGATGTAGTACCCTATGAAAAAATGAAATTAAGTTTACTGAATGCCGGTCATTCTGTATTAGGAATTTTAGGCGCATTATATGGATATTCAACTATTGATGAAGCAGCAAATGATGCTGATATCAGTTCTTTTTTAAGAATATATATGGGGAATGAAGTAACACCAACTTTAGGAGATTTAGAAGGTGTAAACTTAAAAAATTATAAGTTTTCATTAATCCAAAGATTTGGAAACACTTACATAAAAGATCAAATTGAAAGAATTTGTTCTGAGAGTTCTGCTAAAATTCCAATTTTTATTTTACCAACGGTTTATGCGCAATTAGAGAATAATAGAACAATAAACCATGCCGCTTTTATCATTGCTGCTTTTGCAATATATAGTGTTGGAGTAAATGAGAATGGTTCGCAATTAATGATAAAAGACGCTATGGAAGCAATTTTAACTGAAAAAGCAATTTTATCAAGAAATAACCCTGCCGCTTTTTTAGAAATAGAATCTATTTTTGGGCAGCTTAAAAACTCTAAGATATTTTTAGAAGCTTATACCGATGCATATCAAAATATTGTTAAAAATGGAATAGAAAAATCGGTAAAAGATATAAATAGTACAGTTTTAAATAAAATTTAG
- a CDS encoding UDP-3-O-(3-hydroxymyristoyl)glucosamine N-acyltransferase: MKFKKPQTLQEIASLINVNYIGDANFEISGINEIHVVTKGDIVFVDHPKYYEKALNSAATTILINKEVACPEGKALLISDDPFRDFNKITKHFNPFIASKVSISDSAVIGENTIIQPNVFVGNHVTIGQNCVIHPNVTIYDHSVIGNNVTIHANTVLGADAFYYKNRPEGFDKLISGGRVVLEDDVDLGASCTIDKGVTGDTTIGKGTKIDNQVHVGHDTKIGKKCLIASQTGIAGCVIIEDEVTIWGQVGTNSGITIGKGAVILGQTGVTKSVAGGKSYFGTPVSESREKLKEMAEIKRFLKERKNS; encoded by the coding sequence ATGAAATTCAAAAAACCACAAACGCTACAAGAAATTGCATCATTAATTAATGTAAATTATATAGGTGATGCAAATTTTGAAATTTCAGGGATCAATGAAATTCATGTTGTAACCAAAGGAGATATCGTTTTTGTAGATCATCCAAAGTATTATGAAAAAGCATTAAATTCTGCAGCAACTACTATTTTAATTAATAAAGAAGTAGCGTGTCCAGAAGGAAAAGCCTTGTTAATTTCAGACGATCCATTTCGTGATTTTAATAAAATAACAAAGCATTTTAATCCTTTTATAGCTTCTAAAGTTAGTATTTCGGATTCTGCGGTTATTGGAGAAAATACAATAATTCAACCAAATGTTTTTGTTGGTAACCATGTAACTATTGGTCAAAATTGTGTAATTCATCCTAATGTTACTATTTATGATCATTCTGTAATTGGTAATAATGTTACCATTCATGCAAATACCGTTTTAGGCGCAGATGCATTTTATTATAAAAACAGACCCGAAGGATTTGATAAATTAATTTCTGGTGGAAGAGTTGTTTTAGAAGACGACGTGGATTTAGGTGCATCTTGTACAATAGATAAAGGTGTTACCGGAGATACAACCATTGGAAAAGGTACCAAAATTGATAATCAGGTTCATGTTGGGCATGATACCAAAATTGGAAAAAAATGTTTAATAGCATCACAAACTGGTATTGCTGGTTGTGTAATTATTGAAGATGAAGTAACCATTTGGGGACAAGTAGGTACAAATAGCGGAATTACAATAGGCAAAGGAGCTGTAATTCTAGGGCAAACAGGAGTTACAAAGTCTGTTGCAGGAGGAAAAAGTTATTTTGGAACACCAGTTTCAGAATCAAGAGAAAAGTTAAAAGAAATGGCAGAAATAAAACGATTTTTAAAAGAGAGAAAGAATTCTTAA
- a CDS encoding NUDIX hydrolase translates to MEINKIPNLSVDCVVFGYDTETKSLNVLLIKRYLESASKDKVLVDDYVLTGYHVFENEALDDAASRVLKELTGLTNLYKKQFKAFGNPNRLMGKKDLLWIENEKFNLRTITIAYYFLLKTEEVSLTDNKYQAKWFSINDLPELGFDHQQIIEEAYEDLKIKCLQEPIIFELLPDKFTINEVQDLYQSILAIEIDNRNFRRKLINKKYIVPLDEKQVGVSKKPAQLYMFSKDIYDKMFQKNYLINI, encoded by the coding sequence ATGGAAATTAATAAAATCCCAAATTTATCGGTAGATTGTGTTGTTTTTGGTTACGATACAGAAACCAAATCATTAAATGTATTGTTGATAAAACGTTATTTAGAATCTGCATCTAAAGACAAAGTATTGGTAGATGATTACGTTTTAACAGGGTATCATGTGTTTGAAAATGAAGCTTTAGATGATGCTGCATCTAGAGTATTAAAAGAATTAACAGGATTAACAAACCTTTATAAAAAACAGTTTAAAGCATTTGGAAACCCTAACAGGTTAATGGGCAAAAAAGATTTACTTTGGATTGAAAATGAAAAATTTAACTTAAGAACAATTACCATTGCTTACTATTTTTTATTAAAAACGGAAGAAGTTTCCCTTACCGATAATAAATACCAAGCAAAATGGTTTTCTATTAATGATTTACCTGAATTAGGTTTCGATCATCAACAAATTATAGAAGAAGCTTATGAAGATTTAAAAATAAAATGTTTGCAAGAACCTATTATTTTTGAATTATTACCAGATAAGTTTACCATTAATGAAGTGCAAGACTTATACCAATCTATTTTGGCTATAGAAATTGATAATAGAAACTTTAGAAGAAAATTAATTAATAAAAAATATATTGTTCCTTTAGATGAGAAACAAGTTGGAGTATCAAAAAAACCAGCGCAATTATACATGTTTAGTAAAGACATTTATGATAAAATGTTTCAGAAAAATTATTTAATCAATATTTAA
- a CDS encoding purine-cytosine permease family protein: METSNQYQQFENLEIEQLPIAKNKLHNWTHFAGLYAAEHVAATEFVIGATFVALGATTKDIILGLLIGNILAVLSWTLIASPIAVDTRLSLYTYLNKIAGDSMTKLYNWANVVIFTVISAAMITVSSTAVRFAFNIPAQLDWYPTNLWFVLIVLLVGIVVVSIAIYGFTAVSKFSAICAPWLFVMFISGAFILLPALSLDVLGETLPSGWTELINLGDQSIWTGLNSDGEPGIGLLEVIGFAWAANSITHFGLIDMALFRFAKKKSYGLATSTGMMFGHFVAWISAGIMGAGAAVIIGKSIVELDPGDVAYYALGWSGFVIVIVAGWTTAVANLYRAGLAAQAIFTKSSRKKTTIIVGLVTMVVACFPFVFSQMLPLLTYAGLLVVPVGSIVFAEHQIFPKIGYTRYWSQYRKLTFSTPAIASWALGLLFGFGLNMLNVMSFYYLFIPTWIFTILIYTFLAGRYGAKDKYPQEEEKERIRNINIEKFQEKKAEKEVVIIVDNSLFTKVLKVISLLVLAITLVLACIVLFGSETEKIYIENRELFYNYAFVCTVIYFATSIWALRRGNSLNK, encoded by the coding sequence ATGGAAACATCCAATCAATACCAGCAGTTCGAAAACTTAGAAATAGAACAATTACCAATTGCTAAAAACAAACTTCATAATTGGACGCATTTTGCTGGTTTATATGCTGCAGAACATGTTGCTGCCACAGAATTTGTAATTGGTGCTACTTTTGTTGCTTTAGGAGCAACTACTAAAGATATTATTTTAGGTTTATTGATTGGTAATATATTAGCCGTTTTAAGTTGGACTTTAATTGCATCGCCAATTGCTGTAGATACTAGGTTAAGTTTGTATACCTATCTTAATAAAATAGCAGGAGATTCTATGACAAAGCTCTATAATTGGGCAAACGTTGTTATTTTTACAGTTATTTCTGCGGCAATGATAACCGTTTCATCTACTGCAGTTAGGTTTGCTTTTAATATACCAGCACAATTAGATTGGTATCCAACAAACCTTTGGTTTGTTTTAATCGTTTTACTTGTTGGTATTGTAGTGGTTTCTATTGCTATATATGGTTTTACAGCAGTATCTAAATTCTCTGCAATTTGTGCACCTTGGTTATTTGTGATGTTTATTAGTGGTGCATTTATACTTTTACCTGCGCTTTCTTTAGATGTTTTAGGAGAAACATTACCAAGTGGATGGACGGAACTTATAAATTTAGGAGATCAATCAATTTGGACCGGACTTAATAGCGATGGGGAACCAGGTATTGGATTGCTAGAAGTAATTGGTTTTGCTTGGGCAGCAAATTCAATTACCCATTTTGGACTTATTGATATGGCATTATTTCGTTTTGCGAAAAAGAAGTCTTACGGTTTAGCAACTAGTACAGGAATGATGTTTGGTCATTTTGTTGCTTGGATTTCTGCAGGAATAATGGGGGCAGGTGCTGCCGTTATTATCGGTAAATCTATTGTGGAATTAGATCCGGGTGATGTAGCTTATTATGCATTAGGTTGGTCTGGTTTTGTAATTGTAATTGTAGCAGGTTGGACCACCGCTGTAGCTAATCTTTACAGAGCAGGTTTGGCTGCTCAAGCAATTTTTACTAAAAGTTCAAGAAAAAAGACTACTATAATTGTTGGTTTAGTAACCATGGTAGTAGCTTGTTTTCCGTTTGTGTTTTCTCAAATGCTTCCACTATTAACGTATGCTGGTTTGTTAGTGGTGCCAGTTGGTAGTATTGTTTTTGCAGAACATCAAATATTTCCTAAAATAGGATATACACGTTATTGGTCTCAATACCGTAAATTAACATTTAGTACTCCGGCTATTGCTTCTTGGGCATTAGGATTGTTATTTGGGTTTGGTTTAAATATGTTAAATGTAATGTCTTTTTATTATTTATTTATACCAACTTGGATTTTTACAATACTTATTTACACGTTTTTAGCAGGACGTTATGGTGCAAAAGATAAATATCCACAAGAAGAAGAAAAAGAGAGAATAAGAAATATCAACATAGAAAAATTTCAAGAAAAGAAGGCTGAAAAAGAAGTTGTTATCATAGTCGATAATTCACTATTTACAAAGGTGCTAAAAGTTATTTCATTACTTGTATTAGCAATTACGCTTGTGTTGGCTTGTATTGTGTTATTTGGCAGTGAAACAGAAAAAATATATATAGAAAATAGAGAACTATTTTACAACTACGCATTTGTATGTACTGTAATTTATTTTGCAACATCAATTTGGGCACTTAGAAGAGGCAATTCTTTAAATAAATAA
- a CDS encoding M16 family metallopeptidase: MKKIKLLCISFLLVAAASCKTETKTSYEVTSKKDANGLSYETVKNDPTGLRLYTLENGLKVYLSQNSDEPKIQTYIAVRAGSNYDPKESTGLAHYLEHMVFKGTHKIGTADWEKEKVFLDTISNLYEQHRAEKDADKKLALYKEIDRVSLEASNYSIANEYDKMTASLGATGTNAYTWFEQTVYTNKIPANELDKWVDLEAERFGTLVLRLFHTELEAVFEEFNRGQDNDFRKRYAAMLDGLFPNHPYGQQTTIGKAEHLKNPSMVDIHNYFNKYYVPNNMAVILVGDFEFEPTIKKINATFGKFDRKELTHPTLAKETKITAPIVNEVFGPTSESISIAFRSEGINTEEEKMVTLCDMIMSNGNAGIIDLNLNQKQLVQRAGCSPTFLNDYGYHSFTGSPKTGQTLDEVKELLLAQIEKLKNGEFEDWMIEAVVNDLKLSQTKEYENNSALADTYVNAFIYQQDWSKRVQFLDDLKKISKEQLTVFAKKFYQDNYVVTYKRKGEDKNIVKVANPGITPVHLNRDKSSAYLTAFNKVESKPLQPKYVDYKTAIKETKTANGIKVSYVLNDKNDLFDMNIIFDMGSDNDKKLTLAAGYLEYIGTDKYTNEALKKEFYKLGISYYVSTANDKTYVGLNGLKENLPKGLELLEHLWDNAKADKDAYNKYVEKIYKGRQDGKTQKGNILWNGLMNYGKYGENSPLRDIMQIDELKAIDPEELVALVKDMKNYKQRIFYYGKDVEAAVAALNTNHKIYGELKEYPVAKEYKETETGGNVFFTDYDMVQTELMFLAKGAPFKPENMAASTLFNTYFGSGLSSIVFQEIRESKSLAYSAFAAYSNASKKGDANYVMAYVGTQANKLEQAVDAMMELMNDMPEAEKQFNAAKEATLKKLAAQRITKSNIFWSYERLQKLGIDNDNREAMYNAIKEMTIDDLKTFFNKNIKGESYNVMVIGNKKDLNVESLQKLGKIKELDIDYLFNYVDKKDVKQ, encoded by the coding sequence ATGAAAAAGATTAAATTGTTATGTATTAGCTTTTTGTTAGTTGCAGCCGCGAGCTGTAAAACAGAAACAAAAACGAGTTACGAGGTAACTTCAAAAAAAGATGCCAACGGATTATCTTATGAAACCGTAAAAAATGATCCTACCGGCTTACGATTGTACACTTTAGAAAATGGATTAAAAGTCTATTTAAGTCAGAATTCTGATGAACCTAAGATTCAAACTTACATTGCAGTAAGAGCAGGTTCTAATTACGATCCTAAAGAATCTACAGGTTTAGCGCATTACTTAGAGCACATGGTGTTTAAAGGAACACACAAAATAGGAACTGCAGATTGGGAAAAAGAAAAAGTATTTTTAGATACAATTTCTAATTTGTACGAGCAACATAGAGCAGAAAAAGACGCTGACAAAAAATTAGCGCTCTATAAAGAAATTGATAGAGTTTCTTTAGAAGCCTCTAACTATTCAATTGCCAACGAGTATGATAAAATGACTGCCTCTTTAGGGGCTACAGGTACCAATGCGTACACTTGGTTTGAGCAAACGGTGTACACAAATAAAATACCAGCCAACGAATTAGATAAATGGGTAGATTTAGAAGCTGAGCGTTTTGGTACTTTAGTATTGCGTTTATTTCATACAGAATTAGAAGCTGTTTTTGAAGAGTTTAACCGTGGACAAGACAATGATTTTAGAAAACGTTATGCTGCTATGTTAGATGGCTTGTTTCCTAATCATCCTTACGGCCAACAAACAACAATTGGTAAAGCAGAGCATTTAAAAAATCCATCTATGGTAGATATTCATAACTACTTTAATAAATATTATGTGCCCAATAATATGGCTGTAATTTTAGTTGGAGATTTTGAATTTGAACCAACCATTAAAAAAATAAATGCCACTTTTGGTAAATTTGATAGAAAAGAATTAACGCACCCAACTTTAGCAAAAGAAACTAAAATTACAGCACCAATTGTAAATGAAGTTTTCGGGCCAACATCAGAATCTATTTCTATAGCATTTAGATCTGAAGGAATTAATACCGAAGAAGAAAAAATGGTAACGCTGTGCGATATGATTATGTCTAATGGAAATGCAGGTATTATCGATTTAAATTTAAATCAGAAACAATTGGTGCAAAGAGCAGGTTGTTCTCCTACTTTTTTAAATGATTATGGATATCATTCTTTTACAGGTTCTCCTAAAACAGGACAAACCTTAGATGAAGTAAAAGAATTATTATTAGCTCAAATAGAAAAATTAAAAAATGGTGAGTTTGAAGACTGGATGATTGAAGCAGTTGTTAATGACTTAAAATTAAGTCAGACAAAAGAGTATGAAAACAATTCGGCTTTAGCAGATACTTATGTAAATGCTTTTATTTATCAACAAGATTGGTCTAAAAGAGTTCAATTTTTAGATGATTTAAAGAAAATATCAAAAGAGCAATTAACTGTATTTGCTAAGAAATTTTATCAAGATAATTACGTAGTAACCTATAAAAGAAAAGGAGAAGATAAAAATATTGTAAAAGTTGCAAACCCAGGTATTACGCCAGTTCATTTAAATAGAGATAAAAGTTCTGCATATTTAACAGCTTTTAATAAAGTTGAGTCGAAACCTTTACAACCTAAATATGTAGATTATAAAACAGCAATTAAAGAAACAAAAACAGCAAACGGAATTAAAGTTTCTTATGTTTTAAATGATAAAAATGATTTGTTTGATATGAATATCATTTTTGATATGGGTAGTGATAATGATAAGAAATTAACCCTAGCTGCAGGTTATTTAGAATATATTGGTACAGATAAATATACTAATGAAGCGCTTAAAAAAGAGTTTTACAAATTAGGTATTTCTTATTACGTTAGTACTGCAAATGATAAAACGTATGTTGGCTTAAATGGCTTAAAAGAAAACTTACCTAAAGGGTTAGAGTTATTAGAACATCTTTGGGATAACGCCAAAGCGGATAAAGATGCTTATAATAAATATGTAGAAAAAATTTACAAAGGGCGTCAGGATGGAAAAACTCAAAAAGGAAATATTCTTTGGAATGGCTTGATGAATTATGGTAAATACGGAGAAAACTCTCCGCTAAGAGATATCATGCAAATTGACGAATTAAAAGCAATCGATCCAGAAGAATTAGTGGCACTTGTAAAAGATATGAAAAACTACAAGCAGCGTATTTTTTATTATGGTAAAGATGTAGAAGCAGCTGTTGCCGCATTAAATACAAATCATAAAATATATGGAGAATTAAAAGAATATCCGGTAGCTAAAGAATATAAAGAAACTGAAACAGGTGGAAATGTATTTTTTACAGATTATGATATGGTACAAACCGAATTGATGTTTTTAGCAAAAGGCGCTCCTTTTAAGCCAGAAAACATGGCAGCATCAACGTTGTTTAATACATATTTTGGTAGTGGATTATCATCAATTGTATTTCAAGAGATAAGAGAATCTAAATCTTTGGCATATTCTGCTTTTGCAGCTTATAGTAACGCATCTAAAAAAGGAGACGCTAATTATGTGATGGCTTATGTGGGTACACAAGCTAATAAATTAGAGCAAGCTGTAGATGCTATGATGGAATTGATGAATGATATGCCAGAAGCAGAAAAACAATTTAACGCAGCTAAAGAAGCAACCTTAAAAAAATTAGCAGCTCAAAGAATTACAAAATCTAATATTTTTTGGTCTTATGAAAGATTACAAAAATTAGGTATTGATAATGACAATAGAGAAGCAATGTACAATGCTATAAAAGAGATGACTATAGATGATTTAAAAACCTTTTTTAATAAAAACATTAAAGGAGAATCGTATAATGTTATGGTTATTGGTAATAAAAAAGATTTAAATGTTGAGTCTTTACAAAAACTAGGAAAAATAAAAGAATTAGATATCGATTATCTATTTAACTACGTAGATAAAAAGGACGTAAAACAATAG
- the sucD gene encoding succinate--CoA ligase subunit alpha: MSVLVNKNSKIIVQGFTGSEGTFHAGQMIDYGTNVVGGVTPGKGGQVHLGKPVFNTVKESVDKVGADTSIIFVPPAFAADAIMESADAGIKVIICITEGIPTADMVKVKAYIDNKDCRLVGPNCPGVITPDEAKVGIMPGFIFKKGRVGIVSKSGTLTYEAADQVVKQGYGITTAIGIGGDPIIGTTTKEAVELLMNDPETEAIVMIGEIGGNLEAEAAQWIKADGNRKPVVGFIAGQTAPAGRTMGHAGAIVGGADDTAQAKMKILAENGIHVVSSPAKIGEMIAKVLK; this comes from the coding sequence ATGAGTGTTTTAGTAAATAAGAATTCAAAAATTATTGTTCAAGGTTTTACAGGTAGTGAAGGTACTTTTCACGCTGGTCAAATGATTGATTATGGAACGAATGTTGTTGGAGGTGTAACTCCAGGAAAAGGAGGTCAAGTACATTTAGGAAAACCTGTTTTTAACACAGTAAAAGAATCTGTAGATAAAGTAGGTGCAGATACATCAATTATTTTTGTACCACCAGCTTTTGCTGCGGATGCAATTATGGAATCTGCAGATGCAGGAATTAAAGTAATTATTTGTATTACAGAAGGAATTCCTACAGCAGATATGGTAAAGGTAAAAGCTTACATAGATAATAAAGATTGTAGATTAGTTGGTCCTAACTGTCCAGGAGTAATTACTCCAGATGAAGCTAAAGTTGGTATTATGCCAGGTTTTATTTTCAAAAAAGGTAGAGTAGGTATTGTATCTAAATCTGGTACGTTAACTTATGAAGCAGCAGACCAAGTTGTAAAACAAGGTTACGGAATTACAACAGCAATTGGTATTGGTGGAGATCCAATTATTGGAACGACTACTAAAGAAGCCGTTGAGTTGTTAATGAATGACCCAGAAACAGAAGCAATTGTTATGATTGGTGAAATTGGTGGTAATTTAGAAGCAGAAGCTGCACAATGGATTAAAGCGGATGGAAACAGAAAACCAGTTGTTGGTTTTATCGCAGGTCAAACTGCACCAGCAGGAAGAACAATGGGGCATGCAGGTGCTATTGTTGGTGGCGCTGATGATACAGCACAAGCAAAAATGAAAATTTTAGCAGAAAACGGAATTCACGTTGTGAGTTCTCCAGCTAAAATTGGTGAAATGATTGCAAAAGTATTAAAGTAA